A section of the Methanoregula formicica SMSP genome encodes:
- a CDS encoding DNA-directed DNA polymerase II large subunit, giving the protein MLKLSPVMEAYEKSLLDELHRQIAIAKEARSRGLDPSMDVEIPIASDLADRVEVLTGVKGVAARIRELEATMSREEAALRIGDDFVARRFGEKDIMEVLDHSIRVAMALLTEGVVSAPTEGIAKVALGKNDDGTQYLMIFYAGPIRSAGGTAQAMSVLVGDYVRQKLGINRYIARQDEVERYVEEIRQYNSIMNLQYLPSEAEIRLIIENCPVCIDGEATEQEEVSGHRNLERVETNVVRGGMALVIGEGIAGKARKLKGRVEKMKMEGWNWLDKLIAGAAKSGDGGKSTGVKPLDKYLRDLIGGRPVFSYPMRKGGFRLRYGRSRNTGFAAAGMHPATLYVLGEFLATGTQMKTERPGKACGVVPVDTLEGPTVRLREGSVLRIDDEATAKRLSPGIEKILDIGEILISFGEFLENNHPLVPAGYCEEWWQLDVGDGVKPPKDETEALDSAKKGGYLHPAWTWFWDDISSDQIRAVAGYVAAKGAIQEDGLHIPLDPAIKTALEEILLPHDVRDDEIVIHTYLAFLAGLGLDSNLKKRDTWQTLPADAAPLDLVMHLSGLKMRSRSGTRIGGRMGRPGKSKPRKMNPPPHVLFPLGDSGGARRSFQSASTHTAEIDADNVDLDFQKEGGIIEIEVGRRRCSQCGEITYMNRCGNCGGHTIALFTCSKCGHELTQDRCPNCDVPALCSQRISLNVKAEYAKAMERMGLKADSIALVKGVKGVISREKTVEAMEKGILRAQQNVFVFKDGTTRFDMIDLPLTHIRPDEVRVPVEKMRSLGYTKDTHGYDLQNGSQVVELHPQDILVSDSCAEWLISVAKFMDELLVKCYGLEPFYKVSKPDDLIGHLVIGLAPHTSAGVLARIVGFTRANVGYAHPFFHAAKRRNCFWGDTEIEVNDGKRWEKIPIRKFVLENFDLTRPGLDRLGTYYSDPARPFWTRAVDTTGQIRLRKVTSVSVHRAPQTLIRFTTSRGKELVVTPDHAMLVWDTGYLRKIRAMELKPGDAVPVFEGSCVISDTIKLAEQVPAPEERVYCLTVADDHTLVANGIFTGQCDGDEDCIMLLLDGLINFSRSFLPQNRGGSMDAPLVLTSRIDPAEIDKEALNVDVCERYPIEVYTSALTYAEPKTIVKLIDRVENRLGTPAQLEGFQFTHDTSDISAGPIESMYTQMKTMTDKLGAELELAEKIRAVDADDVAERVLNTHFIRDLMGNLSAFSKQKFRCTKCNTSYRRMPLAGKCTKFKGKGICNGNIIPTVHEGSVKKYLEMSREICRKYHISEYTKQRVEVIDLAIESTFGEEKQQQLGLADFM; this is encoded by the coding sequence TGCTGGACGAACTCCATCGCCAGATTGCGATAGCAAAGGAGGCACGGTCGCGGGGCCTCGACCCCAGCATGGATGTCGAGATCCCGATTGCAAGCGACCTTGCGGACCGGGTGGAGGTCCTGACCGGGGTCAAAGGGGTGGCAGCCCGGATCCGCGAGCTCGAGGCAACGATGTCCCGCGAGGAGGCGGCACTCCGTATCGGTGACGATTTCGTTGCCCGGAGGTTCGGGGAGAAGGACATCATGGAAGTCCTCGACCACTCCATCCGCGTTGCCATGGCGCTCCTGACAGAAGGCGTCGTGTCGGCACCCACGGAAGGAATTGCCAAGGTCGCGCTCGGGAAGAACGATGACGGGACCCAGTACCTGATGATCTTCTATGCAGGCCCGATCCGGAGTGCCGGAGGTACGGCGCAGGCCATGTCGGTACTGGTCGGCGACTACGTGCGTCAGAAACTGGGGATTAACCGCTACATTGCGCGGCAGGATGAGGTGGAGCGGTACGTCGAGGAGATCCGGCAGTACAACTCGATCATGAACCTCCAGTACCTCCCGAGCGAGGCCGAGATCCGGCTCATCATCGAGAACTGCCCGGTCTGCATTGACGGTGAAGCAACCGAGCAGGAAGAGGTATCGGGCCACCGGAACCTGGAGCGGGTGGAGACGAACGTTGTGCGGGGGGGCATGGCGCTCGTCATCGGCGAAGGGATTGCCGGGAAGGCCCGGAAGCTCAAAGGCCGGGTCGAGAAGATGAAGATGGAGGGCTGGAACTGGCTCGACAAGCTGATCGCCGGTGCGGCCAAGAGCGGGGATGGCGGCAAGAGCACGGGAGTAAAGCCGCTCGACAAGTACCTCCGCGATCTCATCGGCGGCCGGCCGGTCTTCTCCTACCCGATGCGGAAAGGGGGGTTCCGGCTCCGGTACGGGAGGTCCCGGAACACCGGGTTTGCCGCTGCCGGCATGCATCCGGCCACGCTCTATGTCCTCGGAGAATTCCTTGCGACGGGCACCCAGATGAAGACCGAGCGGCCCGGCAAGGCCTGCGGGGTGGTGCCGGTGGATACGCTCGAGGGCCCGACGGTGCGGCTCAGGGAAGGCAGCGTTCTCCGGATCGATGACGAAGCCACGGCAAAACGGCTCAGCCCGGGGATCGAGAAGATCCTCGATATCGGCGAGATCCTCATCTCATTCGGGGAATTTCTGGAGAACAACCATCCGCTCGTGCCGGCAGGATACTGCGAGGAGTGGTGGCAGCTTGACGTGGGGGATGGGGTAAAGCCTCCGAAGGATGAGACGGAGGCCCTGGACTCTGCGAAGAAGGGGGGATATCTCCACCCGGCGTGGACGTGGTTCTGGGACGACATCTCTTCCGACCAGATCCGGGCAGTTGCCGGGTATGTAGCCGCAAAAGGGGCGATACAGGAAGATGGCCTCCACATCCCGCTGGATCCGGCCATCAAGACAGCGCTTGAAGAGATCCTCCTGCCCCATGATGTCCGTGATGACGAGATCGTGATCCATACGTACCTGGCGTTCCTTGCCGGGCTCGGGCTTGACAGCAACCTGAAGAAACGGGATACCTGGCAGACTCTTCCTGCTGACGCAGCCCCGCTCGATCTCGTGATGCACCTCTCCGGCCTGAAGATGCGGTCCCGGTCCGGGACACGGATCGGCGGCCGCATGGGCCGGCCGGGGAAATCGAAACCCCGGAAGATGAACCCGCCGCCCCATGTCCTCTTCCCGCTCGGGGACTCCGGCGGGGCCCGGCGTTCTTTCCAGTCCGCCTCCACGCATACCGCGGAGATTGACGCAGACAATGTGGATCTTGACTTCCAGAAAGAGGGCGGGATCATCGAGATCGAAGTGGGACGGCGCCGGTGCAGCCAGTGCGGTGAGATCACCTACATGAACCGCTGCGGGAACTGCGGCGGGCACACGATCGCCCTCTTCACCTGCTCAAAGTGCGGCCACGAGCTTACGCAGGACCGCTGCCCGAACTGCGATGTCCCCGCCCTGTGCAGCCAGCGGATCAGCCTGAACGTGAAGGCAGAGTACGCAAAGGCGATGGAGCGGATGGGCCTGAAGGCCGACAGCATCGCGCTCGTCAAGGGGGTCAAGGGCGTCATCTCGCGGGAGAAGACCGTGGAGGCAATGGAGAAGGGGATTCTCCGGGCGCAGCAGAACGTCTTTGTCTTCAAGGACGGCACGACCCGGTTCGATATGATCGACCTGCCGCTCACCCACATCCGGCCTGATGAGGTCCGCGTTCCCGTCGAGAAGATGCGTTCGCTCGGGTACACGAAAGATACGCACGGCTACGACCTCCAGAACGGGTCGCAGGTCGTCGAGCTCCACCCGCAGGACATCCTCGTCTCCGACTCCTGCGCCGAATGGCTGATCAGCGTGGCAAAGTTCATGGACGAACTGCTCGTCAAATGCTATGGCCTTGAACCCTTCTACAAGGTCAGCAAGCCCGATGACCTCATCGGGCATCTCGTCATCGGCCTTGCCCCGCACACGAGCGCCGGCGTTCTGGCACGGATCGTCGGGTTCACCCGGGCCAACGTGGGATATGCCCACCCGTTCTTCCATGCCGCCAAACGTCGGAACTGCTTCTGGGGCGACACGGAGATCGAGGTCAACGATGGGAAACGGTGGGAGAAGATCCCGATCCGGAAGTTCGTGCTGGAGAATTTCGACCTTACCCGGCCCGGCCTTGACCGGCTCGGCACCTATTACTCGGACCCGGCCCGTCCGTTCTGGACCCGCGCCGTAGACACCACCGGCCAGATCCGGCTCCGGAAGGTCACCTCGGTCTCGGTCCACCGGGCCCCGCAGACACTGATACGGTTCACCACCTCCCGCGGGAAGGAGCTCGTCGTTACCCCCGACCACGCGATGCTGGTCTGGGACACCGGCTATCTCCGCAAGATCCGGGCCATGGAACTCAAACCCGGCGATGCAGTACCTGTCTTCGAGGGCTCTTGTGTCATCTCCGATACGATCAAGCTGGCCGAACAGGTCCCCGCCCCTGAGGAACGCGTGTACTGCCTGACGGTTGCCGATGACCACACCCTGGTGGCAAATGGCATCTTCACCGGCCAGTGCGACGGCGACGAGGACTGCATCATGCTCCTTCTCGATGGCCTTATCAACTTCTCGCGCTCGTTTTTGCCCCAGAACCGCGGGGGCTCCATGGACGCACCCCTGGTGCTGACGAGCCGTATCGACCCGGCTGAGATCGACAAGGAAGCGCTCAATGTCGATGTCTGTGAGCGGTACCCGATCGAGGTCTACACGAGTGCCCTCACGTACGCGGAGCCAAAAACCATCGTCAAGCTCATCGACCGCGTCGAGAACCGGCTCGGCACGCCGGCCCAGCTTGAGGGCTTCCAGTTCACCCACGACACCTCGGATATCTCGGCCGGCCCCATCGAATCCATGTACACCCAGATGAAGACGATGACCGACAAGCTCGGTGCAGAACTTGAACTCGCTGAGAAGATCCGGGCGGTGGATGCCGATGACGTGGCAGAGCGGGTCTTAAACACGCACTTCATCCGCGACCTGATGGGAAACCTCTCGGCCTTCTCCAAGCAGAAGTTCCGGTGCACGAAGTGCAACACGAGCTACCGTCGCATGCCGCTTGCCGGCAAGTGCACGAAGTTCAAAGGCAAGGGCATCTGCAATGGCAATATCATCCCGACCGTCCACGAGGGCTCTGTCAAGAAGTACCTGGAGATGTCCCGGGAGATCTGCCGGAAATACCATATTTCAGAATACACCAAGCAGCGGGTGGAAGTGATCGATTTAGCGATTGAGTCTACCTTCGGTGAGGAGAAGCAGCAACAGCTTGGGTTGGCGGATTTCATGTAG
- a CDS encoding CPBP family intramembrane glutamic endopeptidase → MIERLWQGRYRDLLIAVPVIVFFLILLALSGSEVLGGDLGEFVLAGGMVAPFVILAFLAYTGETYRWARYTAVLWLLGILFSIWVVTLMITLAPVISLSGDEAALDAFLETQPPESMGLVLLVSLGAVLASLLGFSRWLRGLLSRVLPFNPDSFAHTIGLVCVIALIVLPLVPLAVNGNAPFLDAGLQEALGIGSEEPGSSVKLDIFTLIWTTVASFFFVGLWVRKDLSATLSRLGLVRPSARQVALGVAAGILLVGAFTVIDDLLVQLFVACGITVTDETLVNNLFIASFTPLAALVASVAAGFGEELSVRGVIQPRFGILLAALVFASLHAYQYAWDGVIEVFLIGLCFGVLRQYTNTSTSAIAHGVYDLVLFSLIMAGITTI, encoded by the coding sequence ATGATTGAGCGCTTGTGGCAGGGCCGATACCGCGATCTCCTCATTGCAGTCCCGGTAATCGTATTCTTCCTCATCCTGCTGGCGCTTTCAGGTTCTGAGGTCCTGGGCGGGGACCTTGGGGAGTTCGTGCTTGCCGGCGGGATGGTAGCACCCTTTGTCATCCTCGCCTTCCTCGCCTATACAGGGGAGACGTACCGCTGGGCCCGGTATACCGCAGTCCTCTGGCTCCTTGGTATCCTCTTCAGTATCTGGGTCGTGACCCTTATGATCACTCTTGCACCGGTGATCAGTCTCTCCGGCGATGAGGCGGCCCTCGACGCGTTTCTTGAGACGCAGCCTCCGGAATCGATGGGCCTGGTACTCCTCGTCTCGCTCGGGGCTGTCCTCGCCAGTCTCCTCGGCTTCTCCCGCTGGTTGCGTGGGCTCCTGTCCCGCGTCCTCCCGTTCAACCCGGATTCGTTTGCCCATACCATCGGTCTTGTCTGTGTTATCGCGCTCATTGTTCTTCCATTGGTCCCGCTGGCTGTCAACGGCAATGCTCCGTTCCTGGATGCCGGGCTGCAGGAAGCCCTTGGTATCGGGAGCGAGGAGCCGGGTTCCAGCGTCAAGCTCGACATCTTCACCCTCATCTGGACAACCGTTGCCTCGTTCTTCTTTGTCGGGCTCTGGGTGAGAAAAGACCTTTCAGCAACGCTCTCTCGTCTTGGCCTGGTCCGGCCTTCCGCCCGGCAGGTTGCCCTCGGGGTAGCAGCAGGCATCCTGCTCGTAGGAGCCTTTACCGTCATTGATGATCTCCTGGTGCAGCTCTTCGTTGCCTGCGGTATCACGGTGACAGACGAAACTTTGGTGAACAACCTGTTCATCGCTTCCTTCACGCCACTTGCGGCACTCGTGGCATCAGTCGCCGCAGGGTTTGGGGAAGAACTCTCGGTCCGCGGCGTGATCCAACCCCGGTTCGGTATCCTCCTTGCGGCACTGGTCTTTGCATCCCTTCATGCGTACCAGTACGCGTGGGATGGTGTTATCGAGGTCTTCCTCATCGGGCTCTGCTTCGGTGTGCTCCGGCAGTACACCAACACCTCAACGAGCGCCATTGCGCACGGGGTCTACGATCTCGTGCTCTTCTCCCTCATCATGGCGGGGATCACGACGATTTAG
- a CDS encoding 4a-hydroxytetrahydrobiopterin dehydratase: MELAHQKCTTYKAGSPPLTRKDTLEYLAQVPGWTLKNGHISRTFTLADASACIAFFGEIAALATEEGHFPDICMRESRYVDVSLYTYPAGGLTLNDFIIAARLNAKDTAQ, encoded by the coding sequence ATGGAACTCGCACACCAGAAGTGCACCACGTATAAAGCAGGATCCCCCCCACTCACGAGAAAGGATACTCTCGAATACCTTGCGCAGGTGCCGGGCTGGACCTTAAAAAACGGCCATATTTCCAGAACCTTCACCCTTGCTGATGCATCGGCCTGCATCGCGTTCTTTGGCGAGATTGCAGCCCTCGCAACCGAGGAGGGGCATTTCCCGGATATCTGCATGCGGGAGTCCCGGTATGTCGATGTCTCCCTGTATACCTATCCCGCCGGCGGACTCACCCTCAACGATTTCATCATCGCTGCCCGGCTCAACGCGAAAGACACGGCACAATAA
- a CDS encoding sodium:solute symporter family protein yields MAVNTLTMTALVLIYLAATLIIGYFGYKKTKSSEDYLVAGRCSHPVIIALSYGATFISTSAIIGFGGQAANLGMSLIWLTVLNIGVGILLAFVLFGKKTREIGHRLSAVTFPDLMCKIYKSPVLQYIAGFIIVVSMPLYTAAILIGGARFIEPTLGIEYTTSLILFAVITAVYVVFGGLIAVMYTDAFQGTIMLIGMTVLLALTLVVVGGWTNGATALTNMADLVPKALASQGMTGWTTMPELGSPIWFTVITTLVLGVGIGVLAQPQLVVRFMTAKDNKSLNRAVLVGGPFILMMTGVAFTVGALSNVYFYQTSGKIAIDAAGGNVDAIMPLFINQAMPEIFVVIFMLTLLSAAMSTLSALYHAMGTALICDLWGRGRECALSLKAHQAGIVIMMVLSTILALLMPISIIARATVMFMGLCACAFLPAFAVGVYAKAPSTKAALWSMVTGAVVWFVWTAFFHAAEAKPLGLCQALFGKVTLLGAPWTAVDPIVIALPISLIVMVVMQVQAGKAQPAATAA; encoded by the coding sequence ATGGCAGTTAATACGCTGACGATGACGGCGCTGGTGCTCATCTACCTTGCAGCCACCCTCATCATCGGCTATTTCGGGTACAAGAAGACGAAAAGCTCCGAGGACTACCTGGTTGCCGGACGGTGCAGCCACCCGGTGATCATCGCCCTTTCGTACGGTGCAACGTTCATCTCCACGTCCGCGATCATCGGGTTCGGGGGACAGGCGGCAAACCTCGGGATGAGCCTGATCTGGCTCACGGTGCTGAATATCGGGGTCGGCATCCTGCTCGCGTTCGTCCTCTTTGGCAAGAAGACCCGGGAGATCGGGCACCGCCTCTCGGCGGTCACGTTCCCGGACCTGATGTGCAAGATCTACAAGTCCCCGGTCCTCCAGTACATTGCCGGGTTCATCATCGTTGTCTCGATGCCGCTGTACACTGCCGCCATCCTCATCGGCGGGGCACGGTTCATCGAGCCCACGCTCGGGATCGAATACACGACGTCCCTGATCCTCTTTGCCGTGATCACCGCGGTCTACGTGGTCTTCGGGGGCCTCATCGCGGTCATGTATACCGATGCCTTCCAGGGCACCATCATGCTGATCGGTATGACCGTCCTGCTGGCCCTCACCCTTGTGGTGGTCGGCGGATGGACTAACGGGGCGACAGCCCTCACCAATATGGCTGACCTTGTACCCAAGGCACTTGCAAGCCAGGGCATGACCGGCTGGACAACCATGCCGGAACTCGGCTCGCCGATCTGGTTCACGGTCATAACAACGCTTGTCCTCGGCGTGGGTATCGGGGTACTCGCTCAGCCACAGCTCGTGGTCCGGTTCATGACGGCAAAGGACAACAAGTCCCTGAACCGGGCAGTCCTTGTCGGCGGGCCGTTTATCCTGATGATGACCGGTGTCGCGTTCACGGTAGGAGCACTCAGCAATGTGTATTTCTACCAGACTTCAGGCAAGATCGCCATCGATGCTGCCGGGGGCAATGTCGATGCCATCATGCCGCTCTTCATCAACCAGGCCATGCCCGAGATCTTTGTTGTCATCTTCATGCTGACACTCCTCTCGGCAGCCATGTCCACGCTCTCCGCCCTTTACCATGCCATGGGCACTGCCCTGATCTGCGACCTCTGGGGCCGCGGGAGGGAGTGCGCCCTCTCCTTAAAGGCACACCAGGCCGGCATCGTCATCATGATGGTCCTCTCAACGATCCTCGCCCTGCTCATGCCCATCAGCATCATTGCCCGGGCTACCGTCATGTTCATGGGGCTCTGCGCCTGTGCCTTCCTGCCGGCTTTTGCCGTAGGCGTCTATGCAAAGGCGCCATCGACAAAAGCAGCGCTGTGGAGCATGGTTACCGGTGCTGTCGTCTGGTTTGTCTGGACTGCGTTCTTCCATGCCGCGGAGGCAAAACCTCTGGGCCTCTGCCAGGCACTCTTCGGCAAGGTCACGCTCCTTGGTGCACCATGGACCGCGGTGGACCCGATCGTGATTGCACTCCCGATCTCGCTCATCGTCATGGTCGTCATGCAGGTGCAGGCCGGAAAGGCACAGCCGGCTGCTACAGCCGCATAA
- a CDS encoding symporter small accessory protein, with protein MLFGIPDLQIVLGYGLSIGLALACIVYGLLYWNEGDGGHGS; from the coding sequence ATGCTCTTTGGAATTCCTGATCTACAGATAGTGCTCGGCTATGGGCTGTCCATCGGGTTAGCCCTGGCGTGTATCGTGTACGGTTTGCTGTACTGGAACGAGGGGGACGGCGGTCATGGCAGTTAA
- a CDS encoding DEAD/DEAH box helicase yields the protein MASVFSTLHESLRQVLSQRLGWFELREVQERACVAISGGSDTLVIAPTAGGKSEAALIPVMDAVLKNGQPGVACLYIAPTKALINDQEERFSAFCLPTSLSVMKWHGDVPKGGRSWKGEPPHFLMITPESLEVLLQERELSQDLRQVRFVIVDELHAFVETDRGVHLRVLLDRLDELAGRKIQRIGLSATAGNPQEILSWLSDGRQGQKLVEVAPAPREKHFSFIIEPDEDLRTSALVRVVTGRKALVFVNSRSGAEHLMKALSGRVRNLHIHHSSLSPVMRRKAEEAFLSEDGACIVCTSTLELGIDIGDLDVVVQVGPPDTVSSFLQRMGRSGRRGRPAFVVFVLETPCQLLCSCAIIECAIDRRVENLHPPEQPYNVLLQQLFLALQKGRTGWGTLMKTLLARPAFSGIRPTELERLIRHLVDEGFIATDGEMLMPGTEAERVLGRSNWKDLYSVIAGGGEYRAMTPEGEAVGKLDARFVNSHSDGDVTLGGQIWSMVKCDEGHNIVVVVPSVAGGARTFWRGSGEAGFSGLICERAGAIRKERTTRLPLGDPERAILHNALQTIPKEVDGSGLFVRERKRAGRRIVEVYSFHGSRFNRVLALLLVHCLGEKSRVSSGDFLLRVSGAGKQDTIARVIAALEAVRALSPGEIAEILPAPQRDAWKFAGLLSDHLFRKTVLPDYYHITEFKQRLAGMAVTALPPSAPEPGTGE from the coding sequence GTGGCATCCGTCTTCTCCACCCTCCACGAGTCTCTCCGGCAGGTGCTCTCCCAGCGGCTTGGCTGGTTTGAACTCCGCGAGGTGCAGGAACGGGCCTGTGTCGCCATCTCCGGGGGGAGCGACACGCTGGTCATTGCCCCTACGGCCGGGGGAAAGTCCGAGGCTGCCCTGATCCCGGTGATGGACGCTGTCCTGAAAAATGGCCAGCCCGGGGTGGCCTGCCTCTATATCGCACCCACAAAAGCGCTGATCAATGATCAGGAAGAGCGGTTCTCTGCATTCTGCCTGCCGACATCGTTGTCAGTGATGAAATGGCATGGCGATGTCCCCAAAGGGGGGCGGTCATGGAAAGGGGAGCCTCCCCATTTCCTGATGATCACTCCCGAATCGCTTGAGGTCCTCCTGCAGGAGCGCGAGCTCTCGCAAGACCTAAGGCAGGTACGTTTTGTCATCGTTGACGAGCTCCACGCATTCGTGGAGACCGATCGCGGTGTCCATCTCAGGGTGCTGCTCGACCGGCTGGACGAACTGGCCGGGCGGAAGATCCAGCGGATCGGCCTCTCTGCCACGGCCGGGAACCCGCAGGAGATCCTCTCCTGGCTCTCCGATGGGAGGCAGGGCCAGAAACTGGTTGAGGTAGCCCCGGCACCCAGAGAGAAACACTTCTCGTTCATCATCGAGCCGGACGAGGACCTGCGGACGAGTGCGCTTGTGCGGGTCGTTACCGGGAGAAAGGCGCTGGTCTTTGTCAATAGCCGGAGCGGTGCCGAGCACCTCATGAAAGCCCTCTCCGGGCGGGTGCGTAACCTCCATATCCACCACTCGTCACTCTCTCCGGTGATGCGGAGGAAGGCCGAGGAGGCGTTCCTGTCTGAGGACGGGGCCTGCATTGTCTGCACGAGCACGCTCGAACTGGGGATCGATATCGGCGACTTGGATGTTGTGGTCCAGGTGGGTCCACCGGATACCGTGTCGTCCTTCCTCCAGCGGATGGGCCGGAGCGGGAGGCGGGGACGCCCGGCGTTCGTTGTCTTTGTACTGGAAACCCCCTGTCAGCTGCTCTGCAGCTGTGCCATCATCGAATGTGCCATCGACCGCAGGGTCGAGAACCTGCACCCACCGGAGCAACCCTATAATGTCCTCCTCCAGCAGCTCTTCCTTGCCCTTCAGAAGGGGCGGACTGGCTGGGGAACCCTTATGAAAACCCTCCTTGCCCGGCCGGCATTTTCCGGGATCCGGCCGACGGAGCTGGAACGCCTGATTCGGCACCTCGTCGATGAGGGGTTCATTGCAACCGACGGCGAGATGCTGATGCCCGGGACCGAGGCGGAGCGGGTGCTGGGGCGATCGAACTGGAAAGACCTGTACTCGGTCATTGCCGGCGGCGGGGAGTACCGGGCCATGACGCCCGAGGGCGAGGCCGTGGGGAAGCTCGATGCACGTTTTGTCAACAGCCACAGCGATGGCGACGTGACGCTGGGCGGCCAGATCTGGTCGATGGTGAAGTGTGACGAAGGCCACAACATTGTCGTTGTTGTTCCGTCTGTCGCTGGTGGGGCCCGCACCTTCTGGAGGGGCAGTGGCGAAGCCGGGTTCTCCGGCCTCATCTGCGAGCGGGCCGGGGCTATCCGGAAGGAGAGAACAACCCGGCTGCCGCTTGGGGATCCTGAACGGGCCATACTCCACAACGCCCTGCAAACAATCCCGAAGGAGGTGGACGGGAGCGGTCTCTTTGTGAGAGAAAGGAAGCGGGCCGGAAGGAGGATCGTGGAGGTGTACTCCTTCCACGGCAGCAGGTTCAACCGCGTCCTTGCACTCCTCCTTGTCCACTGCCTGGGAGAGAAGTCAAGGGTCAGTTCCGGTGATTTCCTTCTCCGCGTGTCGGGTGCAGGCAAACAGGATACCATTGCCCGGGTGATCGCTGCACTGGAGGCAGTCCGGGCATTGAGCCCGGGAGAGATTGCGGAGATTCTCCCGGCACCGCAACGGGATGCCTGGAAATTCGCCGGGCTCCTTTCAGACCATCTCTTCCGGAAGACTGTTCTTCCGGATTATTACCATATTACCGAGTTTAAACAAAGACTCGCGGGGATGGCGGTTACTGCGCTTCCTCCCTCTGCCCCGGAGCCCGGCACGGGGGAGTGA
- a CDS encoding plastocyanin/azurin family copper-binding protein has protein sequence MQKWLALITLVAVLVLVGGCVQETPAEPSSMPVPATTAKQVTTQKTPLPVATIIPPTPTLTPTELTVWIYDTGFSPKEVTVKVGSQVRWVNADEGPHRVSFVTGGFTAFLLAPGQSSSQKFTRPGVYEYSCIIAPAMQGRVTVVE, from the coding sequence ATGCAAAAATGGCTCGCCCTTATCACCCTTGTTGCGGTCCTGGTGCTTGTCGGGGGGTGCGTTCAGGAAACTCCCGCGGAACCGTCTTCAATGCCGGTTCCGGCAACAACCGCCAAACAGGTAACCACTCAGAAAACCCCGCTGCCGGTCGCAACCATCATCCCCCCCACGCCAACGCTCACGCCAACAGAGCTCACCGTCTGGATCTACGACACCGGTTTCTCACCCAAAGAAGTCACGGTTAAAGTGGGATCGCAGGTCCGGTGGGTCAATGCAGACGAGGGACCCCACCGGGTCAGCTTTGTCACGGGCGGGTTCACCGCGTTCCTGCTTGCCCCCGGCCAGTCCTCAAGCCAGAAATTCACCCGGCCGGGCGTGTATGAGTACAGCTGCATTATTGCCCCTGCGATGCAGGGACGGGTTACCGTAGTGGAATAG
- the dprA gene encoding DNA-processing protein DprA encodes MEYVKYFQDSVFLHELFDNTFVNYVHCVYRYPDIGPIIEKSENIRKKRLIDFYVDAINGYTREDVRIISINDNAYPKKLINISDPPFIIYQKGDPSCLTKPAIGVVGSRTISPKGIENVREIVKTCVDLGFVIVSGLALGTDTYAHQTALECGGKTIAILPGDIDNIVPTENRDLANKIVFSGALISEITNLTKMHKGRYIERNRITSALSNAVIVIESDEHGGSIRQAETAFKHGKTVFIVRADKSDERAFRGYKKLLSLGAISLDSPLDLPQHLEAIRKPESKIATLADFS; translated from the coding sequence ATGGAGTATGTCAAATATTTCCAGGATAGCGTATTCCTGCATGAGTTATTTGACAACACATTCGTCAATTATGTTCATTGTGTTTACCGTTATCCGGATATCGGACCCATTATTGAAAAATCCGAGAATATCCGGAAAAAGAGACTAATTGACTTCTATGTCGATGCCATCAATGGGTACACGAGAGAGGATGTTCGTATCATTTCAATCAATGATAATGCGTATCCAAAAAAACTCATCAATATTTCAGATCCCCCATTCATAATTTATCAAAAAGGGGATCCCTCGTGCCTTACAAAGCCTGCAATAGGTGTGGTAGGATCGAGAACAATCAGTCCCAAAGGGATAGAAAATGTTCGAGAGATCGTTAAAACATGCGTTGACCTTGGATTTGTTATTGTCAGTGGCCTCGCTCTAGGAACTGATACCTATGCACATCAAACAGCGCTTGAATGTGGCGGAAAAACAATAGCAATCCTACCTGGGGATATCGATAACATTGTTCCAACAGAGAACAGAGATCTCGCCAATAAGATTGTTTTTTCCGGTGCCCTTATCAGCGAGATCACTAATCTCACTAAAATGCATAAGGGCCGATATATTGAGAGAAACCGCATTACGAGTGCACTCTCAAATGCTGTTATTGTGATCGAGAGTGACGAACATGGGGGGTCGATTCGCCAGGCTGAAACCGCATTTAAACATGGAAAAACGGTTTTCATTGTCCGAGCGGATAAATCAGATGAAAGAGCGTTCAGAGGGTATAAAAAATTACTATCACTAGGTGCAATATCCTTGGATTCGCCCCTTGATCTCCCGCAACATCTCGAAGCAATCCGAAAGCCAGAATCGAAAATTGCAACACTCGCGGATTTCTCTTGA